One genomic segment of Thermus oshimai DSM 12092 includes these proteins:
- the thiD gene encoding bifunctional hydroxymethylpyrimidine kinase/phosphomethylpyrimidine kinase, producing MRVALTVAGSDPSGGAGVQADLKTFSRFGVYGAAALTLLTVQNTLGVRRVELLPPEFVYEEIRAVAEDLPVHALKTGALGSAPIVEAVAKAVRDFRLGPVVVDPVMVAKSGDPLLGEEAVAALKEALLPLAFLVTPNRMEAERLLGSPIRDLGDAEEAAMTLLALGPKAVLLKGGHLPGAESVDLLATGEGLRRFSAPRVATRNTHGTGCTLSAAIAAHLALGRPLEAAVLEAKAYLTRALESAPSLGHGHGPLNHWA from the coding sequence ATGCGGGTAGCCCTGACGGTGGCCGGTTCCGACCCCTCCGGGGGCGCAGGGGTCCAGGCCGATCTCAAGACCTTTAGCCGCTTTGGGGTCTATGGGGCCGCGGCCCTCACCCTCCTCACGGTGCAGAACACCCTGGGGGTGCGGCGGGTGGAGCTCCTCCCTCCGGAGTTCGTCTACGAGGAGATCCGGGCGGTGGCCGAGGACCTCCCCGTCCACGCCCTGAAGACGGGGGCCTTAGGGAGCGCCCCCATCGTGGAGGCGGTGGCAAAGGCGGTGCGGGACTTCCGCCTGGGGCCCGTGGTGGTGGACCCGGTGATGGTGGCCAAAAGCGGGGACCCCCTCCTGGGGGAGGAAGCAGTGGCCGCCCTGAAGGAGGCCCTCCTTCCCCTGGCCTTCCTCGTGACCCCGAACCGGATGGAGGCGGAAAGGCTTTTGGGAAGCCCCATCCGCGACCTAGGGGATGCGGAGGAGGCGGCCATGACCCTCCTCGCCTTAGGCCCCAAGGCCGTGCTCCTCAAGGGGGGCCACCTCCCGGGGGCGGAGAGCGTGGACCTTCTCGCCACGGGGGAGGGCCTGAGGCGGTTCTCCGCCCCCCGGGTGGCGACCCGGAACACCCACGGCACGGGGTGCACCCTTTCCGCGGCCATCGCCGCCCACCTGGCCCTGGGGCGCCCCCTCGAGGCGGCGGTCCTCGAGGCCAAGGCCTACCTCACCCGGGCCCTGGAGAGCGCCCCGTCCCTGGGGCACGGCCATGGGCCCCTGAACCATTGGGCCTAG
- a CDS encoding precorrin-2 dehydrogenase/sirohydrochlorin ferrochelatase family protein — protein MGYFPLMLDLTGRPVLLVAGGAETEAKLQALLEAGARVTVLWPGEDLWGLGEKEERGLLRWERRGYREGDLKGQFLVVSLDRALNPRLRREAEARGVFLVAVDDPQNASAILPAVLRRGPLVVALSTSGAAPALAVRLRERLALLLPEALGEAVAHLKALRPRIAQIPGFEERKRLWYRIADLVLEELDLDPVGGDERAKGRIEELLKEVVPWTR, from the coding sequence ATGGGCTACTTCCCCTTGATGCTGGACCTAACGGGAAGGCCCGTCCTCCTGGTGGCCGGGGGGGCGGAGACGGAGGCCAAGCTCCAGGCCCTCCTGGAGGCGGGGGCCCGGGTCACCGTCCTCTGGCCGGGGGAGGACCTCTGGGGCCTTGGGGAGAAGGAGGAAAGGGGGCTTCTCCGCTGGGAGAGGCGGGGCTACCGGGAAGGGGACCTCAAGGGCCAGTTCCTGGTGGTGAGCCTGGACCGGGCCCTGAACCCCCGCCTCCGGCGGGAGGCCGAGGCCCGGGGGGTCTTCCTGGTGGCCGTGGACGATCCCCAAAACGCCAGCGCCATCCTGCCCGCAGTCCTCAGGCGGGGGCCTTTGGTGGTGGCCCTCTCCACCTCGGGGGCGGCCCCGGCCCTGGCGGTGCGGCTCAGGGAGCGCCTCGCCCTCCTCCTCCCCGAGGCCCTGGGGGAGGCGGTGGCCCACCTCAAGGCCCTCAGGCCGAGGATCGCCCAGATCCCGGGCTTTGAAGAACGCAAGCGCCTCTGGTACCGGATCGCCGACCTGGTGCTGGAGGAACTGGACCTGGACCCGGTGGGAGGAGACGAGAGGGCCAAGGGGCGCATAGAGGAGCTTTTAAAGGAGGTGGTGCCGTGGACAAGGTGA
- the thiE gene encoding thiamine phosphate synthase gives MLGRLYLVVTPRPGWTFEETLARTERALAGGVEVLQLRAKDWEARPTLALGERMLALARRYGVPFFLNDRPDLAALLGADGVHLGQGDLTPEEARRFFGGLLGRSTHAPEQALRALREGADYLSVGPIWETPTKPGRKAAGLSYVRWAAENLGEKPWYAIGGISLENLDQVLEAGAQGIVVVRAILDAEDPEGAARAFRRRLYGLP, from the coding sequence TTGCTCGGCAGGCTCTATTTGGTGGTGACCCCGCGCCCGGGCTGGACCTTTGAGGAGACCTTGGCGCGCACGGAGAGGGCCCTGGCCGGCGGGGTGGAGGTTTTGCAGCTTAGGGCCAAGGACTGGGAGGCGAGGCCCACCCTGGCCCTAGGGGAGAGGATGCTGGCCCTGGCCCGGCGCTACGGGGTGCCCTTTTTCCTCAACGACCGGCCCGATCTGGCGGCCCTCCTGGGGGCGGACGGGGTCCACCTGGGCCAGGGGGACCTGACCCCGGAGGAGGCCCGGCGGTTCTTCGGGGGCCTCTTGGGCCGCTCCACCCACGCCCCGGAGCAGGCCCTAAGGGCCCTTAGGGAGGGGGCGGACTACCTCTCCGTGGGGCCCATCTGGGAGACCCCCACCAAGCCCGGGCGGAAGGCGGCGGGGCTTTCCTACGTGCGCTGGGCCGCGGAAAACCTGGGGGAGAAGCCCTGGTACGCCATCGGGGGGATCAGCCTGGAGAACCTGGACCAGGTCCTGGAAGCAGGGGCCCAAGGGATCGTGGTGGTCCGGGCCATCCTGGACGCGGAGGACCCCGAGGGGGCGGCCCGGGCCTTCCGGAGGAGGCTCTATGGTCTTCCTTAA
- a CDS encoding thiazole synthase — protein MDAWRVGKRELRSRLILGSGKFKDFGVMREAIRAAGAEVVTVSVRRVELKAPGHVGLLEALEGVTLLPNTAGARTAEEALRLARLGRILTGEDWVKLEVIPDPTYLLPDPLETLKAAERLLEEGFTVLPYMGPDLVLAKRLAALGTATVMPLAAPIGSGWGVRTRALLELFAREKAHLPPVVVDAGLGLPSHAAEVLEMGLDAVLVNTAIAEAEDPPAMAEAFRLAVEAGRKAYLAGPMRPRAGASPSSPTEGVPL, from the coding sequence ATGGACGCCTGGAGGGTAGGGAAGAGGGAGCTTAGAAGCCGCCTCATCCTGGGAAGCGGCAAGTTCAAGGACTTTGGGGTCATGCGGGAGGCCATAAGGGCCGCGGGGGCGGAGGTGGTCACGGTCTCCGTGCGCCGGGTGGAGCTCAAGGCCCCGGGGCACGTGGGCCTCCTGGAGGCGTTGGAGGGGGTCACCCTCCTCCCCAACACTGCAGGGGCAAGGACGGCGGAGGAGGCCCTGCGCCTCGCCCGCCTGGGCCGGATCCTCACCGGGGAGGACTGGGTGAAGCTGGAGGTCATCCCCGACCCCACCTACCTCCTTCCGGACCCCCTGGAAACCCTAAAGGCGGCGGAGCGGCTTCTTGAGGAGGGCTTCACCGTCCTCCCCTACATGGGGCCGGACCTGGTGCTGGCCAAGCGCCTCGCCGCCCTGGGCACGGCCACGGTCATGCCCCTCGCGGCCCCCATCGGCTCGGGCTGGGGGGTGAGGACCCGGGCCCTTTTGGAGCTCTTCGCCCGGGAGAAGGCCCACCTCCCCCCGGTGGTGGTGGACGCGGGGCTCGGCCTCCCCTCCCACGCGGCGGAGGTCTTGGAGATGGGCCTGGACGCCGTCTTGGTGAACACGGCCATCGCCGAGGCGGAGGACCCCCCGGCCATGGCCGAGGCCTTCCGGTTGGCGGTGGAGGCGGGAAGGAAGGCTTACCTCGCGGGCCCCATGCGCCCGAGGGCGGGGGCGAGCCCTTCCAGCCCCACGGAGGGGGTGCCCCTGTGA
- a CDS encoding transposase, producing MFNRGAHLRRRRCPLDQDTLRILLREAVRETVAEVLQTVLELDRTAFLQVHGGRRNGYYPRKLETTFGQVDLKVPRDRESRY from the coding sequence GTGTTTAATAGGGGGGCACACCTTAGACGGAGGAGGTGCCCCTTGGATCAGGATACCCTGCGGATCTTGCTGAGGGAAGCGGTGCGGGAGACAGTAGCCGAGGTTCTGCAGACGGTTCTGGAGCTGGACCGGACGGCCTTCTTGCAGGTGCACGGAGGCCGCAGGAACGGCTACTACCCCCGCAAGCTGGAGACCACCTTCGGCCAGGTGGACCTGAAGGTCCCTAGGGATCGGGAATCTCGGTATT
- a CDS encoding FAD-dependent oxidoreductase: protein MTEVAVVGAGVVGALAAYELRKRGLEVALLDAEKPGAATLASAGMLAPYPEGLSGEVLEAGLFGLEYYPELLRELAGRGLEVEAGFGGTWVVALSEEERAFWAAEEPPPYPVRGARGARRFPGGYVNPRDLRRALLEALKAMGVPLLRAEVEGVGEGRVVWREGLLKARTVLLAVGAWGGRFGLSVRPLKGEALLLFGPAPPGPLFAGEGYLLPREGGVYLGATAREGVADGVDLFGLRWLSDYGHERFPPLEGARFREALWGYRPLGELFVGEVEKGLLAATGHGRNGVLLAPWTAHRVLSLLGVKA, encoded by the coding sequence GTGACCGAGGTGGCGGTGGTGGGGGCGGGGGTGGTGGGGGCCCTCGCCGCCTACGAGCTCAGGAAGAGGGGCCTCGAGGTGGCCCTCCTGGACGCGGAGAAGCCGGGAGCCGCCACCCTGGCCAGCGCCGGCATGCTCGCCCCCTACCCCGAGGGGCTTTCGGGGGAGGTCTTGGAGGCGGGGCTTTTTGGGCTGGAGTACTACCCCGAGCTCCTTAGGGAGCTTGCAGGGAGGGGCCTCGAGGTGGAGGCGGGCTTCGGGGGCACCTGGGTCGTGGCCCTCTCGGAGGAAGAAAGGGCCTTCTGGGCCGCGGAGGAGCCCCCGCCCTACCCCGTGCGGGGGGCCCGGGGGGCGAGGCGCTTCCCCGGGGGGTACGTGAACCCCAGGGACCTGCGAAGGGCCCTCCTGGAGGCCCTTAAGGCCATGGGGGTCCCCCTCCTCCGGGCGGAGGTGGAGGGGGTGGGGGAGGGGCGGGTGGTCTGGCGGGAGGGCCTCTTAAAGGCCCGCACGGTCCTCCTCGCCGTGGGGGCCTGGGGCGGGCGGTTCGGCCTTTCGGTGCGCCCCCTGAAGGGGGAGGCCCTCCTCCTCTTTGGCCCCGCCCCTCCAGGCCCCCTCTTCGCCGGGGAGGGCTACCTCCTCCCCCGGGAAGGAGGGGTCTACCTGGGGGCCACCGCCCGGGAGGGGGTTGCGGACGGGGTGGACCTCTTTGGCCTTAGGTGGCTTTCGGACTACGGGCACGAGCGCTTTCCCCCCTTGGAGGGGGCGCGCTTTAGGGAGGCCCTCTGGGGGTACAGGCCCCTGGGGGAGCTCTTTGTGGGTGAGGTGGAAAAGGGCCTCCTGGCCGCCACGGGGCACGGGCGGAACGGCGTCCTCCTGGCCCCCTGGACGGCCCATAGGGTCCTTTCCCTTTTGGGGGTGAAGGCATGA
- the thiS gene encoding sulfur carrier protein ThiS, whose amino-acid sequence MVFLNGKPLPLEGKTLKEVLAELGVEPERVAVLLNEEAFPGHALPERPLEEGDVVEVVALMQGG is encoded by the coding sequence ATGGTCTTCCTTAACGGCAAGCCCCTGCCCCTCGAGGGCAAGACCCTGAAGGAGGTCCTGGCGGAGCTGGGCGTGGAGCCCGAGCGGGTGGCCGTCCTCCTCAACGAGGAGGCCTTTCCCGGCCACGCCCTCCCCGAGCGCCCCCTGGAGGAGGGGGACGTGGTGGAGGTGGTGGCCCTGATGCAAGGAGGCTAG
- the thiC gene encoding phosphomethylpyrimidine synthase ThiC: MTQLEAARKGIVTEEMAYVAEQEGVSPEFVREGVAAGRIVIPRNPNHTTLRDFKGIGEGLSVKVNANLGTSYDYVNPEEEVEKARMAIQYGADTVMDLSTGGDLKAIRARILEVATVPLGTVPVYEAEFRAARRKNFFDMSADELFQVIEEHGKEGVDYITVHVGVTLKNLETYRNTGRTTGIVSRGGGLMAAWMLHRGEENPLYARFDDLLDIARTYDITLSLGDGLRPGSLADSTDRAQIAELLTIGELVERARRAGVQAMVEGPGHIPLNEIATNVQIQKKLTGGAPFYILGMLPVDTAAGFDHIAGAIGGAMAGWLGADMLCYLTPAEHLGLPTPEHVKEGVIAFKIAAHAADVARGNPKALERNRRMSEARYRLDWEGQFALALFPEEARRLKEERGSKTKACSMCGPFCPMNLVEAVLRGGARMELPVG; the protein is encoded by the coding sequence ATGACCCAGCTGGAAGCGGCAAGGAAGGGCATCGTCACCGAGGAGATGGCCTACGTGGCCGAGCAGGAAGGGGTTTCCCCGGAGTTCGTGCGGGAAGGGGTGGCCGCGGGGCGGATCGTCATCCCCAGGAACCCCAACCACACCACGCTGCGCGACTTCAAGGGCATCGGGGAGGGGCTTTCCGTCAAGGTGAACGCCAACCTGGGCACCTCCTACGACTACGTGAACCCCGAGGAGGAGGTGGAGAAGGCCCGGATGGCCATCCAGTACGGGGCGGACACGGTCATGGACCTCTCCACCGGGGGGGACCTCAAGGCCATACGGGCGCGCATCCTGGAGGTGGCCACCGTCCCCTTGGGCACCGTGCCGGTCTACGAGGCGGAGTTTAGGGCCGCCCGGCGGAAGAACTTCTTTGACATGTCCGCGGACGAGCTCTTCCAGGTGATCGAGGAGCACGGGAAGGAGGGGGTGGACTACATCACCGTGCACGTGGGGGTGACCCTGAAGAACCTGGAGACCTACCGGAACACGGGGCGCACCACGGGCATCGTGAGCCGGGGGGGCGGGCTCATGGCCGCCTGGATGCTCCACCGGGGGGAGGAAAACCCCCTTTACGCCCGCTTTGACGACCTCCTGGACATCGCCCGTACCTACGACATAACCCTCTCCTTAGGGGACGGGCTCCGGCCCGGCTCCTTGGCCGACAGCACCGACCGGGCCCAGATCGCCGAGCTCCTCACCATCGGGGAGCTGGTGGAACGGGCCCGGCGGGCCGGGGTCCAGGCCATGGTGGAGGGCCCGGGGCACATCCCCCTGAACGAGATCGCCACCAACGTCCAGATCCAGAAAAAGCTCACCGGGGGGGCCCCCTTCTACATCCTGGGCATGCTCCCCGTGGACACCGCCGCGGGGTTTGACCACATCGCCGGGGCCATCGGGGGGGCCATGGCGGGGTGGCTGGGGGCGGACATGCTCTGCTACCTCACCCCGGCGGAGCACCTGGGCCTGCCCACCCCCGAGCACGTGAAGGAGGGGGTCATCGCCTTCAAGATCGCCGCCCACGCCGCGGACGTGGCCCGGGGGAACCCAAAGGCCCTGGAGCGGAACCGGCGGATGTCCGAGGCCCGCTACCGCCTGGACTGGGAGGGGCAGTTCGCCCTCGCCCTCTTCCCCGAGGAGGCCCGGCGCCTCAAGGAGGAGCGGGGCTCTAAGACCAAGGCCTGCAGCATGTGCGGCCCCTTCTGCCCCATGAACCTGGTGGAGGCGGTGCTCCGGGGCGGGGCGCGGATGGAGCTCCCTGTAGGCTGA
- a CDS encoding uroporphyrinogen-III synthase, which yields MRIAYAGLRRKEEFKVLAEKLGFTPLLLPVQATERIPVPEYTEALEALARGVDLFLATTGVGVKDLLQAGEALGLDLKRPLQQAHRLARGEKAARALRALGLPPHATGDGTSPSLLPLLPEGPGRAALQLYGKPLPLLERALEERGFQVLPLLPYRHLPDLEGLRRLEEAVLRGEVEAVAFVAALQVEFLFEGARDPEALREALNTRVLPLAVGRVTADALREWGVERFFVSETERLGAMLQAFRKEAVWATSP from the coding sequence GTGCGCATCGCCTACGCGGGGCTCCGCAGGAAGGAGGAGTTCAAGGTCCTGGCGGAAAAGCTCGGCTTCACCCCCCTTCTCCTTCCCGTCCAGGCCACGGAAAGGATCCCCGTGCCCGAGTACACGGAGGCCCTGGAGGCGCTGGCCCGGGGCGTGGACCTCTTCCTCGCCACCACGGGGGTGGGGGTTAAGGACCTCCTCCAGGCCGGGGAGGCCCTGGGGCTGGACCTCAAGCGACCTCTCCAGCAGGCCCACCGCCTGGCCCGGGGGGAGAAGGCCGCTCGCGCCCTAAGGGCCCTGGGCCTTCCCCCCCACGCCACCGGGGACGGGACCTCCCCAAGCCTCCTCCCCCTCCTTCCAGAAGGGCCTGGCCGGGCCGCCCTCCAGCTCTACGGCAAGCCCCTGCCCCTCCTGGAACGGGCCCTGGAAGAGCGGGGCTTCCAGGTGCTTCCCCTCCTCCCCTACCGCCACCTCCCAGACCTCGAGGGCCTCCGGCGGCTGGAGGAGGCCGTCCTCCGGGGGGAGGTGGAGGCCGTGGCCTTCGTGGCCGCCCTCCAGGTGGAGTTCCTCTTTGAGGGGGCAAGGGACCCGGAAGCCCTCCGGGAGGCCCTCAACACCCGCGTCCTCCCCCTGGCCGTGGGCCGGGTCACCGCCGACGCCTTAAGGGAATGGGGGGTGGAGCGCTTTTTCGTCTCGGAAACGGAGCGGCTTGGGGCCATGCTCCAGGCCTTCCGCAAGGAGGCCGTATGGGCTACTTCCCCTTGA
- a CDS encoding phosphoadenylyl-sulfate reductase gives MDKVRSAERWIAKALEGAKAPCFTCSFQAEDVVVLNLLLKARPDIPVLFLDTGYHFPEVYAYRDELQRRLGFRLVNLTPELSREEQEARFGRLYETAPDRCCELRKVRPLFQALRGYDTWFTGLRREQSPTRAHLKPLEEARLPTGEVLTKVSPLYDWTLKEVFAYLAVADLPLLPLYEEGYLSIGCAPCTAKPLDPSDPRSGRWAGKGKLECGIHLHPKEG, from the coding sequence GTGGACAAGGTGAGATCGGCCGAGCGCTGGATCGCCAAGGCCCTGGAAGGGGCCAAGGCCCCCTGCTTCACCTGCAGCTTCCAGGCGGAGGACGTGGTGGTCCTAAACCTCCTCCTGAAGGCCCGGCCCGACATCCCCGTCCTCTTCCTGGACACGGGCTACCACTTTCCCGAGGTCTACGCCTACCGGGACGAGCTCCAAAGGAGGCTGGGCTTCCGGCTGGTGAACCTCACGCCGGAGCTTTCCCGGGAGGAGCAGGAGGCCCGCTTCGGCCGCCTCTACGAAACCGCACCCGACCGGTGCTGCGAGCTGCGCAAGGTGCGGCCCCTCTTCCAGGCCCTGAGGGGGTACGACACCTGGTTCACGGGCTTAAGGCGGGAGCAGTCCCCCACCCGGGCCCATCTAAAGCCCCTGGAGGAGGCCCGCCTGCCCACCGGGGAGGTGCTCACCAAGGTGAGCCCCCTCTACGACTGGACCCTGAAGGAGGTCTTCGCCTATCTGGCGGTGGCCGACCTCCCCCTCCTTCCCCTTTACGAGGAGGGGTACCTCTCCATCGGCTGCGCCCCCTGCACCGCCAAGCCCCTGGACCCCTCCGACCCCCGCTCGGGCCGCTGGGCGGGCAAGGGGAAGCTGGAGTGCGGCATCCACCTGCACCCAAAGGAGGGCTAG
- a CDS encoding MFS transporter: MDLLARLERLPLGRPHLRLLLLLGLGWALDAMDVGLIGFTLPALIREFGLSPAQAGLLGSAGLLGMLLGAALGGRLADRLGRKAVVGYSLFLAGAGSLLTALAPGVGWLFLFRFLTGVGLGAELPVAASLMGEMSPRAHRGRMVVLLEAFWALGWLLAALLGYLLVPSWGWRAAFLAGALPALYAAYLRLSLPESPRFLLAQGRVREAEAVVAAWEKAFPGPLPEPVPLPPPKPLPYKALFQPPLRRRTLFIGLAWLALNAGYYGAFIWLPSLLVAQGYGLVRSLEYVLLITLAQVPGYLLAAFLVERLGRRPVLVGFLGLSALFAYLLGQAQGPGQVLLFGALLSFFNLGAWGAVYAYTPELFPTALRGSGAGFAAALGRVGGVLAPYATGLLLPALGPGGVLALHGALLLLAGAFAYGVGVETRGLPLE, from the coding sequence ATGGACCTCCTTGCCCGTTTGGAACGCCTGCCCCTGGGCCGGCCCCACCTGAGGCTCCTCCTTCTCCTCGGCCTGGGCTGGGCTTTAGACGCCATGGACGTGGGGCTCATCGGCTTTACCCTCCCGGCGTTGATCCGGGAGTTCGGCCTGAGCCCGGCCCAGGCGGGGCTTTTGGGAAGCGCGGGGCTTTTGGGGATGCTCCTGGGGGCTGCCCTGGGGGGGCGGCTCGCGGACCGCTTGGGACGGAAGGCGGTGGTGGGCTACAGCCTCTTCCTGGCAGGGGCAGGGAGCCTCCTCACCGCCTTGGCCCCAGGGGTGGGCTGGCTCTTCCTCTTCCGCTTCCTCACCGGGGTGGGCCTGGGGGCGGAGCTCCCCGTGGCCGCGAGCCTCATGGGGGAGATGAGCCCCCGGGCCCACCGGGGGCGGATGGTGGTCCTCCTCGAGGCCTTCTGGGCCTTGGGGTGGCTTCTTGCCGCCCTTTTGGGCTACCTCCTCGTCCCCTCCTGGGGTTGGCGGGCGGCTTTCCTCGCCGGAGCCCTTCCGGCCCTCTACGCCGCCTACCTCCGCCTATCCCTTCCCGAGTCCCCCCGCTTCCTCCTGGCCCAGGGGCGGGTGAGGGAGGCCGAGGCGGTGGTGGCCGCCTGGGAGAAGGCTTTTCCCGGCCCCCTTCCGGAGCCCGTTCCCCTTCCCCCTCCCAAGCCCCTTCCCTACAAGGCCCTTTTCCAGCCCCCCTTGAGGCGGCGCACCCTTTTCATCGGCCTGGCCTGGCTGGCCCTGAACGCGGGCTACTACGGGGCCTTCATCTGGCTCCCCTCCCTTCTGGTGGCCCAGGGCTACGGCCTGGTGCGCTCTTTAGAGTACGTCCTCCTCATCACCTTGGCCCAGGTGCCGGGCTACCTCCTGGCCGCCTTTTTGGTGGAGCGCTTGGGGCGAAGACCGGTGTTGGTGGGCTTCCTTGGCCTTTCCGCCCTCTTCGCCTACCTCCTGGGCCAGGCCCAGGGCCCGGGCCAGGTCCTCCTTTTTGGGGCCCTCCTTTCCTTTTTCAACCTGGGGGCCTGGGGCGCCGTTTACGCCTACACCCCCGAGCTTTTCCCCACCGCCCTGAGGGGGAGCGGGGCAGGCTTCGCCGCCGCCCTTGGCCGGGTGGGCGGGGTGCTGGCCCCCTACGCCACGGGCCTCCTCCTCCCCGCCTTGGGCCCCGGGGGGGTCCTGGCCCTCCATGGGGCCCTCCTCCTCCTAGCGGGGGCCTTCGCCTATGGGGTGGGGGTAGAAACCCGGGGCCTTCCCCTGGAGTGA
- a CDS encoding nitrite/sulfite reductase, which produces MLDRLAEEEIRYLEAMIARLEAGEEDPEDFRVYRLKNGIYGIRGRPEHHMIRIKLPVGRITPEGLRVLAEVAERYAENRLAHVTTRQAVQLHHVHRRDVPQVLRAVNRVGLTTREACGHSIRAVTCCPYAGVSPEEPFDVTPYAERAYRYFLRHPVGQNLPRKFKIAFEGCSTDHARTPIHDIGVVAAVEGGKRGFRIYVGGGLGAAPMGAELLEPFTPEEDLLPTMLAVIRLFDRYGNRKVLTQARLKFLVKRWGIAEFREAVREERRIVKLTASGADLEAWTPPEDPPPPALPTPPRKPLSFAPGFEAWRRTNLFRQKQEGFYTVTVRLPLGDITPEGLRALAEIAEAYAGEVRSAISQNLLLRFVPEWALGGLYEALLEAGLAQAGAHTLLDITRCPGADTCNLAITRSRGLAAALEERLQALPLAQDPALRPLSLKISGCPNACGQHHIADIGFYGASRKVGEREVPHYTLLLGGGTREGEARFGQVIGRVPARRVPEAVERILKRYQAERQNGESFQAFLDRVGTASFKPLLADLQEIPPYEEAPALYEDLGAEGQAFSVSLGRGECAV; this is translated from the coding sequence ATGCTGGACCGGTTGGCGGAAGAGGAGATCCGGTACCTGGAAGCCATGATCGCCCGCCTCGAGGCGGGGGAGGAAGACCCGGAAGATTTCCGCGTTTACCGCCTGAAAAACGGCATCTACGGCATCCGGGGCCGGCCCGAGCACCACATGATCCGCATCAAGCTCCCCGTGGGGCGGATCACCCCGGAAGGCCTTAGGGTCCTGGCGGAGGTGGCGGAGCGCTACGCGGAAAACCGCCTGGCCCACGTGACCACCCGCCAGGCGGTGCAGCTCCACCACGTGCACCGCCGGGACGTGCCCCAGGTCCTCCGGGCGGTGAACCGGGTGGGCCTCACCACCCGCGAGGCCTGCGGCCACTCCATCCGGGCGGTCACCTGCTGCCCCTACGCGGGGGTCTCCCCGGAGGAGCCCTTTGACGTGACCCCCTACGCGGAACGGGCCTACCGCTACTTCCTCCGCCACCCCGTGGGGCAGAACCTGCCCCGCAAGTTCAAGATCGCCTTTGAGGGCTGCTCCACGGACCATGCCCGCACCCCCATCCACGACATCGGGGTGGTGGCCGCGGTGGAGGGGGGAAAGCGGGGCTTCCGCATCTACGTGGGCGGGGGCTTGGGGGCGGCGCCCATGGGGGCCGAGCTCCTGGAGCCCTTCACCCCGGAGGAGGACCTCCTCCCCACCATGCTGGCGGTCATCCGCCTCTTTGACCGCTACGGCAACCGCAAGGTCCTCACCCAGGCCCGGCTCAAGTTCCTGGTGAAGCGTTGGGGCATCGCCGAGTTCCGGGAGGCGGTGCGGGAGGAGCGGCGGATCGTCAAGCTCACCGCCAGCGGGGCCGACCTCGAGGCCTGGACCCCCCCTGAGGACCCCCCACCCCCCGCCCTCCCCACCCCGCCCAGGAAGCCCCTCTCCTTCGCCCCGGGGTTTGAGGCGTGGCGCCGGACCAACCTCTTTCGGCAGAAGCAGGAGGGGTTCTACACCGTCACCGTCCGCCTGCCCTTAGGGGACATCACCCCCGAGGGCCTAAGGGCCCTGGCGGAGATCGCCGAGGCCTACGCAGGGGAGGTGCGGAGCGCCATCAGCCAAAACCTCCTCCTGCGTTTCGTGCCCGAGTGGGCCCTAGGGGGGCTTTACGAGGCCCTGTTGGAGGCAGGGCTGGCCCAGGCGGGGGCCCACACCCTCCTGGACATCACCCGCTGCCCCGGGGCCGACACCTGCAACCTGGCCATCACCCGCTCCCGGGGCCTGGCCGCCGCCCTGGAGGAGCGCCTCCAGGCCCTGCCCCTGGCCCAGGACCCTGCGCTGCGACCCTTAAGCCTCAAGATCTCCGGTTGCCCCAACGCCTGCGGCCAGCACCACATCGCGGACATCGGCTTCTACGGCGCAAGCCGCAAGGTGGGGGAGCGCGAAGTGCCCCACTACACCCTCCTCCTCGGGGGCGGGACCCGGGAAGGGGAGGCCCGCTTCGGCCAGGTGATAGGCCGCGTCCCGGCCCGCAGGGTGCCGGAGGCGGTGGAAAGGATCCTAAAGCGCTACCAAGCGGAGCGGCAGAACGGGGAAAGCTTCCAGGCCTTCCTGGACCGGGTGGGGACGGCCTCCTTCAAGCCCCTCCTGGCGGACCTCCAGGAGATCCCCCCCTACGAGGAGGCCCCTGCGCTCTACGAGGACCTGGGGGCGGAGGGGCAGGCCTTCAGCGTCTCCTTGGGGCGCGGGGAGTGCGCGGTGTAG
- a CDS encoding type II toxin-antitoxin system Phd/YefM family antitoxin — MRTVSVIKARNHLDLLLEWVRQGEEVLLLDRGVPVARLGPVPQAQDESLSLLVRKGLVRSGTGRPEL, encoded by the coding sequence ATGCGAACCGTATCCGTTATCAAGGCCAGAAACCACCTGGACCTCCTCCTGGAATGGGTACGGCAGGGGGAGGAGGTTCTCCTCCTGGACCGGGGGGTGCCCGTGGCCCGGCTGGGGCCCGTTCCCCAGGCTCAGGACGAGAGCCTGAGCCTTTTGGTACGGAAGGGCCTGGTCCGATCGGGAACAGGTAGGCCCGAGCTCTAG